CACATGGAAAATTCAAATTCTAAAAACGACGTTATAGTTATAGGGTGGAAGAGGTCGAAAGACGGAGGTCGACTCGGTCTTCAATAAGACAGAGGGTGGAGCAGGATTTGGTGGCGAGGTCGCTTCGGGTGATGCTTGAGCGCATCGCCTCGCCCCACCAACGGCAGGAGGATATGGAGGTCGCGGAGCAGACTTACTCGTCTTGTCTCTCACGCGATAGCTCCACAGGTTGGTCGGACCGAAAGCGTCAGCGGCTGCTTCATCAAGAAGTTAAAGGACTCGGTGGAGCATATTCAGGGCGGTGTTCGCGCCCTCACAAGTGACGATAGGATGGAGAGGTTGCTTGCTGAGAACGCGCGACTCAGCAAGGCACTGGAGGAGATGCAAAGCAAAATACAGTCTGTGGAAAGGCGGACTCGCCCAGCATCCCTTGACGACGAGGCAATGCAGCGCGTCATGGTCTCCGTGGGCACTATGCTTGATGCGAGACTGGCGGGGGTCATGAGCCGACTCCCGCCAGAGCCGATCATGCGTTCGCCACTTGCGGCGGACAGACGACGCGCGGAGGCGGAGGCTGCAAGCCGTGGGCCCAAGCCTGGGTACAACCAGGTTTTGAAGGCGGCCCCGGCCTCGAAGATAGCACCGAAACCGGCGCCAAGACTGGCgccgaagccgaccccaaaGCCGGCTCCAAAACCGGCCAAGGGAAGGCGAAAAAGGCGACTGGCACCAGCGCCAGAAGAGGCGCCAACACCGGCACCGGCGCCACAAGAGGCGCCGGTAGCGGGTACGTCGGAGACTGTGGACGATGGTTGGACCACAGTCTCCAACAAGTAGAAGAAGGCGCCTAAAGCAAAGGCGCTGGAGCGCCCGGCGGCGAAGCCGGCAAAAACCCCTCCCACAAAGAAACAGAAGGGGCGAAAGCCGACGACGAAGGGACCCAAGAAAGAGTCGGGGAGGACGCGGCGGAGAAGGGGGCAACGACAGAGGCGTCTTGCCCGCACCTCTGCTGTCGTCCTCACCATAAGCGAGGAGGAGGCACAAAAGGCCCTCACATACGAGACCGTTTTGAGGGAGGCGCGGGAAACCATCGACCTAAAAAAGATGGGGGTCGACATGGAAGTCGACCCAATCCGCATCCGGAGGACACAGACAGGGGCTCGGGTTCTTGAGCTCCCGCAGAACGTCGGTCGGGAGGCGGCTGACGGCATGGCAGAAGAACTGCGTGCCAGGTACGGCGGTGACGTCAGAGTCACTAGGCCTGTCAGGTGCGCGGAGCTCCGGGAGTCGAACCTGGATGACTCCGTCACCCAGCAGGAGATCCTCGACATCGCCACGCGTTAGTCGCACCAGATCAAGGTGGGAGACTTGAGGCCCAGCTACGGCGGCAAATTCAGCGCGGTGCGGAAGTGCCCAATGGAGGCGGCATCAAAGTTAGTAACCACCAAGACGCAAAAGTTCCTGTTGGGATGGAGCTCGGCGCGGGTCGTGCAGCTGGAGGCACGGCCAATGAATTGCTACCGCTGCCTGGCACTAGGTCACACCAGACCAGTGTGCATGTGCCCCGCGGACCACAGTAGTTTATGTTACCGCTATTTGTGAAGCAATCCGCACACACCttcaaccgtgggcggagaggcggtatggTGTCCTGatctaccgcctcacgcaggtgCTAACTGGGCACAGGGCCTTCGGGAATTACCTgtgccgcgtcgtcaggagggaggagtcgactgcgtgccatgagtgcggtgacgtCGACGACACCGCACTCCATACTCCGGCCTTTGCCGAGCAACGCTCCGACCTTCTGGCGGCGCTCAATTTGGTTActctttccgcgctgccggctgttgtcgctTCAGCTatcagcagtcgcgcagcgtggaacgcactggcctccttctgcgagacggtcatgtcccagaaggaggcggcggagcgcgcacgggaagaagatcccagcgcgcccgccatacgccgacgtcgtatggaGCGGAGACGTGCcgcgcacgagcgcaacttgccgccctagctagggtctgggcgataggcacgggggtgcatatcgcccgtcaaaacagacccgcgacggggggtcgcatttcaaacaaacgcgaaagcgagccgccggccctactcaacggccggcggatccccgcggccgtcACAGTGTAGTGATATTATGTAACTCCACCGgccggcatcaaacgcggctgacgtcacccggcggttaggattagtcagtaagagtctgacactacccgtcctcccccccgggagggcgggtgtccatgaggattcccccgcctaaaaaaaaaaaaggagcGACTGGCCAGTATGTCCCCCCGCGGCACCGCGCTCGCGCCGTCGCATCTCCCTCAATCGAAATCATTCTTGGTTCGTTCGGCGCGTTCCAAAACAcgcgtaaacaaagaacaatgcattcattttgatgtttttattttatttttattaattaagttttgctcagttataattgattttatttattttaatattattattattatatttttactatgtttccttttatgtattagttagaatttaaGTCTGTAAATATACCTACCGCtactaattataatatgaacaatatgtaggtagttcaatttataatttgtagaaacaaaacatgattattcatgtaacgttCCGTTACACCAAATGTAGTGGGGATCACGAAAACTGCGATATGAGTAACATTTCATGCTTAAATTCTAGAGGAAATCACTTTATACTGGACTAAAAATGTCccttatatttaaaagaaaaagatataaGAAATATCATGAGCACAGAGCTGGTACCCTACAGGAAAGCGCTACAGATGCTCATTGGAAAACAACGAGAAGACACTATTTCTCAAGAGATGCAACAAAATTCGTCTTCTACTACAGATACACTAAAAGAATCTCAAACATATAGTAGTGTGCTTATTCATATCCTAAAAAACGCCGGCCGGAGACATATACGCAAATTGTTCAGGAGAAGGAAATAGATCAACGGAAACAAGACACCACAAAGAAGACATCTCAGGAGAAAGTAATCAAACATATGCAAGGGAAGAAAAACCAAATAATTTCTGAAAAGgggaattatgaaaatattccaTCACAAACTGAAGAGAAAGACTGCCAAGAAAATGAACAATTACTTGAAAAAATTGAATTCGAGAAATTTCTATTTGAAATGAAGAGAATATTCACATCAGAAGatacatttgaaaaaaagatattgttggtgtttaaaaatatatatgaagaATAAAAGAAGACTGTACTAAGTTGTTTATTAAAAGGAAACTGGCtagaaaaagtaattaacattataaatggataatagaaataaaaatataggaatCAACAATATTCTGTGCAACGCACAATCTCTGCGACCCAGAtgatttcatttacaaaacacttaaataaagaaaagatcCATATAGCGATCCTAAGTGAAACATGGTTAGATAATGAAGTGGACTTAAATGGCTATAACATTTATCGAAAAGACAGGTATGACTCCTACGGTGGGGTTGCTATTTTCGTTCATAAATCCATCCGgtcacatttaaattttattcaggtTTTAAATCCGGGTATAGAAGTAGTAagtgcaaaattaattaattgaaaaaaaatagaaaatgtcgTCGTACTTTATTGTCCATCTTCAGAGGTTACACAACCTTCAGATTGGGACCAAATCTTTTCTCATTTTTCGAAGAAAACTTTAATAGCCGGTAACTTCAATGGCCATCACCCTGACTGGTCTATCAAAACCGATGCAAGGGGTACTCAAATAATGGATTCTTCGCTTGAAAATGCCGTATTCTCGCTTAATTATTGTGCGCCAACAAGAATTAAACTAGTTAATAGGACTTTACAAAAAACTTCGCCGGACATTTGCTACATCTGCTATCGCAATCAAATTCGACTGGAAAGTTCGGACTGAAAATCTTGGTAGTGAtcacctaataataaaaatgataatcacAATACCAGATAATTtcacaataaatgaaaaaagaaattacaaaaaggCCAGTTGGAAAGAATATACGGATTTCCTCTCTAAAAGCTTTGATGTGCAGTGCGGTGACTCAGATGTTCAAGAAATGTATGACttttttataaagcaaataaatctaGCGGCTAATAAATATATACCTTTCATTAAATTTAGTTCTAAGCCCGCAAATaaattcaaaccaaaaaaatattggacaccTGAGTTATCCCACATTGTTGCGCAGCGATAACTTGTCcaaattggaaataaaattaaagaatttcaTGAAGCAAGCCAAAAAGCGAAATTGGGTTGGCAGAGATTTTGTGATTCCATTGACCATGTAGTATCAGATTATGACATGTGGCGACGTATGCGGTGGATAAAGGATTATAAACATTCTACCAGCTATTCTCCTATCGATAAACAAAATGAGTTACTAAAGTCACTGACCCCTGACTATGTAACTAACAAAACACCcttgtttttatctaaaaatgaaactttaGAATGCGATTTTAGTATCCAGgaactggatttttttttttaaaagaaggaTTCTGCGCCGGGTGAGGATGGAACTTCATATTCCATGATTTATAATCTTCCCAATTCTGTAAAAgcttatttactatttatgtacaataaaatctTTAGTTCAGGTACTGTGCTTTTCAGTGGCATTATATCCAAATAATACCAATCCCTTAAGCAAATAACACTGCTGTTGATCCTAAATTAAGACACATCACTAATTTCATGTGTATGTAAAGAATTTCATTTAATGATAGCACGACGACTAGACTGAGAGGGGGAAAATATTATCACCACTCAACATTGGATTTCGAAAATCCCTGTCCTGTTTAGATTCATTGAGTCGCCTAGTCACTTATGTCCAGACTGGATTTTCTAGAAATTTACCCACGCTAGCGTGTTTCCTGGATATTAAAAATGCATACAATAATGCATGTGTTGATGGAGTTGTTAAAATTTTGGATGAACTTAAAATTGGATCAAAATTATGTACGTATATATGGTCATTCTTGAATGAGAGACACCTTAAAATTAACACAGGTAAAGTGATATAATAACGAGTCGATGGAGTAGTCAAGGGTTAACTCAAGGTGGCCCTTTATCCctgctattatttattttaatcactaaatattataaaacagaagcgctttttctgtccctattttcccttgactacttaaatctttgaaactacttgacggattttaatgcggttttcTTTATtagataaagtgattcatgAGAAAGGTTTTTAACCCTTATGTGAGTGACAAATAAAACACCTTTATGAGAGTGACGAGGTACCCGGGTACCTCGTTCATACAGTTTAGACGTAATATAAAGAATGACGGTCTGTTTTAAGGTTACCcacatttagaaaattattattttagttaatgtaAACAGTTGACGATCTGAGACGATTAAAGCGGGATTGGAGTGGAGTGCGGTACATGGTTATCGGCGCGCAAGAAACACTTGAATGCATTCAATGCATCGTGCTTGATATTGACACTTGACTGTATGCTGTATTCGTATTGTACGAGTTTACTTCTATTTTGtgagattataattatttcattatgaaTATTGGAGCGAGTACTTCTAAACAAAGATCACGTGTTCGAAGATATAATTCAACAGAATTACAAGCGATATTAGCAGAATCTTCCAGTGACGAAGGTGAGTTTGTTCCTTCTGATAATGAACACAATTATATTCCTTTTGTTGAAGAGGGTGGATTGGAAATTTCTGATGTTGAGCCAGAAGCTGAAGTCGAAAGTGAGATCGACTCTTACGATTCCGATGCAAGTTTAGAAGGTGAATcgtttgaaaacatttttattgcaaaagaTGGAACGCGGTGGCAGTCTGACCCACTTCCCAGAACAAAAACTAGTAGCCGAAACATTATTCGTCAACGGGGCGGAGCTGCATCTTTCAGTAAACTTTATAATGAAATGGAAATATTCGAAAATATATTGTCCAATGAGATGTGTGACATAATCTTGAGGGAAACAAATCGGAAAGGGACTAAGATTACTGAAATGTACAATAATAAACTGACAGAAAATTACCCTGATATTAGAGGacgatcaaaacaaaaaatattcaaaccatTCACAGAACAAGAATTGGATGTATTTTTTGGCATTCTAATCTTTAGTGGAGTGCATAGATCTAATAAAGAGCATTTGACAGAATTGTGGAAATCCAGTCACTTACCATTATTTCGGGCTGCGATGTCCCATGACAGATTCAAAATGCTGTTACGGTTCATAAGGTTTGATAATGATGTAACACGGCTTGAACGTTTGTTAGCTGATAAAGTTGCCGCTATACGAGATATTTGGACTATGTTCatttcaaatttgaataaaatgtacaaGCCTCGTGAATGTATTACCGTTGACGAACAGCTATATGGATATCGTGGGCGTACTCGCTTTACTCAATACATGCCATCAAAACCTGAAAAGTAtggcataaaaatattttgggcTTGTGATGCAAATAATTCCTACCCCCTAAATGGTCAAATATATACAGGAAAGTCAAGTGACGGCAATCGTCAAGCAAATGTTGGAGAATGCACTGTATTAGATCTCGtggctaaatataaaaattcaggACTGAATGTAACTACGGATAATTTTTTTACGTCTCTTCAACTGGCGCATTCCTTGAATTCGTGGAACATGACTCTAGTTGGAAcggtaagaaaaaataaacggtTTCTTCCTCCAAATATGCAAGCACACAAGGAGAGGGCGATTTATTCTTCTAACTTCGCATTTAGCAAAGAAGCAACTGTGTGCTCCTATGTACCCAAAAAGAATAAAGCAGTAATAATGTTGTCATCTATGCACATGTCACCAGTTATTGGAAGTGATAAGGAGACTGCCAAGccagaaataattttatattataacaaaactaaaagTGGAGTGGACAATATGGATAAGCTGTTAGCTGAATACACTGTAAAACGCAGAACGAATCGGTGGCCTTTAgcacttttttacaatattattgacATT
The nucleotide sequence above comes from Trichoplusia ni isolate ovarian cell line Hi5 chromosome 28, tn1, whole genome shotgun sequence. Encoded proteins:
- the LOC113506003 gene encoding alpha carbonic anhydrase 8-like; translation: MERLLAENARLSKALEEMQSKIQSVERRTRPASLDDEAMQRVMVSVGTMLDARLAGVMSRLPPEPIMRSPLAADRRRAEAEAASRGPKPGYNQVLKAAPASKIAPKPAPRLAPKPTPKPAPKPAKGRRKRRLAPAPEEAPTPAPAPQEAPVAGTSETVDDGWTTVSNK